The Argopecten irradians isolate NY chromosome 6, Ai_NY, whole genome shotgun sequence genome has a window encoding:
- the LOC138326467 gene encoding potassium voltage-gated channel protein Shaw-like — protein MGHPKARELHVPLEVCGAVVKRELDYWQVNQYCIKSCCWRHYRSYIENKAILDSFNRSLEKERVHINLDNYIGWKRFQMKIWMILEHPRTSRVAMIYGVVSLMFVVVSILGFCLESLPMLQKPVRNITRSVNTTGGCEGAGAQAMTQNEALNILDIICTVYFTIELAVRFCFAPEKIRFVRSMMNIIDLLALVPLYMQLLIFNTEDLNSCYVNGRLVIEIMFLLRIVRMFRIMHLVKHYQALKILVYALKASVQELLMLAIFLIIGMLVFASMIYYAERKDAVQPSDTFNTIPIGFWWALITMTTVGYGDVFPTQPIGYVVGAACAVSGVLMIALTIPVISNNFTLFYTHVRSRGTKEEERDRYRNSMSTCVNNPFREDTVISQSEEDGYGTISLLEEKRKPSSGSVIETYMNGHAATLRNFPGRKSPKYKHFQKLAEASSMNDVVIRNAEFDWQRTNSDKARSDDGVAYNGETIL, from the exons ATGGGGCATCCTAAAGCCA GGGAACTCCATGTGCCATTAGAAGTATGTGGTGCCGTGGTAAAGCGAGAGTTGGACTACTGGCAGGTGAACCAGTACTGTATAAAGTCGTGTTGCTGGCGACACTACCGTTCTTACATTGAGAACAAGGCAATTCTCGACTCCTTCAACCGCAGTCTGGAGAAAGAACGAGTTCATATTAACTTAGACAATTACATTGGATGGAAACGCTTTCAAATGAAGATATGGATGATCTTGGAACACCCAAGGACATCTCGCGTGGCTATg ATATATGGAGTCGTGTCCCTGATGTTTGTGGTTGTATCTATCCTCGGCTTCTGCCTAGAATCCTTACCAATGTTGCAAAAGCCCGTTCGAAATATCACTCGTTCCGTAAATACAACTGGCGGATGTGAAGGTGCTGGTGCACAGGCAATGACTCAAAACGAGGCTCTTAATATACTTGACATCATTTGCACGGTCTATTTTACCATCGAATTGGCGGTCAGATTCTGTTTTGCTCCAGAGAAAATACGATTTGTTCGTTCTATGATGAATATCATTGATTTGTTAGCTTTAGTTCCCCTGTATATGCAACTGCTCATCTTTAATACGGAGGATTTAAATTCATGCTACGTAAATGGGCGGCTTGTGATTGAAATTATGTTCTTGTTAAGAATAGTTAGAATGTTTAGAATCATGCATCTTGTGAAACACTACCAAGCTCTGAAGATATTGGTGTATGCCCTTAAGGCCAGTGTCCAGGAGTTGCTCATGCTTGCTATATTCCTCATCATCGGTATGCTTGTATTTGCATCCATGATTTACTATGCAGAACGAAAGGACGCCGTGCAACCAAGCGATACTTTCAACACGATTCCAATTGGATTCTGGTGGGCCCTAATTACGATGACTACAGTTGGTTACGGTGACGTATTTCCTACCCAACCAATCGGATACGTTGTAGGGGCCGCGTGTGCTGTCAGTGGTGTACTTATGATAGCACTGACAATTCCCGTAATATCAAACAACTTCACGCTCTTCTATACACATGTTAGATCACGTGGTACAAAGGAGGAGGAGCGTGATAGATACAGAAATAGTATGAGCACGTGCGTGAATAATCCGTTTAGAGAGGATACGGTAATAAGCCAGTCGGAAGAAGATGGATACGGTACAATATCGTTACTGGAAGAGAAGAGAAAACCGTCCAGCGGGTCCGTCATCGAAACGTATATGAATGGTCATGCTGCTACACTCAGGAATTTTCCAGGAAGGAAATCACCAAAATATAAGCACTTCCAAAAGCTGGCGGAGGCTTCCTCTATGAACGATGTAGTTATTCGTAATGCCGAGTTCGACTGGCAAAGAACCAATAGTGATAAGGCGCGTTCGGACGACGGAGTGGCTTATAATGGAGAGACAATACTGTAG
- the LOC138326468 gene encoding potassium voltage-gated channel protein Shaw-like produces the protein MAFEISYGQYVVLKFMKVLESENEVIIFVMCYFVCWNIFVFTGELHVPLEVCGAVVKRELDYWHVNQYCIKSCCWRHYRSYIENKAILDSFNRSLEKERVHINIDDYIGWKRVQMKIWMILEHPRTSRVAMIYGVVSLMFVIVSILGFCLESLPMLQKPVRNITRSVNETGGCEAAGAQAMTQNEALNILDIICTVYFTIELAVRFCFAPEKIRFVRSMMNIIDLLALVPLYMQLLIFNTENLNSCYVNGRLVIEIMFLLRIVRMFRIMHLVKHYQALKIMVYALKASVQELLMLAIFLLIGMLVFASMIYYAERKDAVQPSDTFNSIPIGFWWALITMTMVGYGDLFPIQPVGYVVGAACAVSGVLMMALTIPVISNNFTLFYTHVRSRGTKEEERDRYINSMSTCVNNPFREDTVISQSEEDGYGTISLLEEKRKPSSGSVIETYMNGHAATLRNFPGRKSPKYKHFQKLAEASSMNDVVIRNAEYDWQRTNSDKARSDDGVAYNGETIL, from the exons ATGGCGTTTGAGATATCCTATGGTCAGTATGTAGTACTTAAGTTCATGAAGGTACTCGAATCCGAAAACGAAGTGATAATATTCGTGATG TGCTACTTTGTATGCTGGAATATATTTGTCTTTACAGGGGAACTACATGTGCCATTAGAAGTATGTGGTGCCGTGGTAAAGCGAGAGTTGGACTACTGGCATGTGAACCAGTATTGTATAAAGTCGTGTTGCTGGCGACATTACCGTTCTTACATTGAGAACAAGGCAATTCTGGACTCCTTCAACCGCAGTCTGGAGAAAGAACGAGTTCACATCAACATAGACGATTACATTGGATGGAAACGCGTTCAAATGAAGATATGGATGATCTTGGAACACCCAAGGACATCGCGCGTGGCAATG ATATATGGAGTCGTGTCCCTGATGTTTGTGATTGTATCTATCCTCGGCTTCTGCCTAGAATCCTTACCAATGTTGCAAAAGCCCGTTAGAAATATCACTCGTTCCGTAAATGAAACTGGCGGATGTGAAGCTGCTGGTGCACAGGCAATGACTCAAAACGAGGCTCTTAATATACTTGACATCATTTGCACAGTCTATTTTACCATCGAATTGGCAGTCAGATTCTGTTTTGCTCCAGAGAAAATACGATTTGTTCGTTCTATGATGAATATCATTGATTTGTTAGCTTTAGTTCCCCTGTATATGCAACTGCTCATCTTTAATACGGAGAATTTAAATTCATGCTACGTAAATGGGCGGCTTGTGATTGAAATTATGTTCTTGTTAAGAATAGTTAGAATGTTTAGAATCATGCATCTTGTGAAACACTACCAAGCTCTGAAGATAATGGTGTATGCCCTTAAGGCCAGTGTCCAAGAGTTGCTAATGCTGGCTATATTCCTCCTTATCGGCATGCTTGTATTTGCATCCATGATTTACTATGCAGAACGAAAGGACGCCGTGCAACCAAGCGATACTTTCAACTCCATTCCAATTGGATTCTGGTGGGCTCTTATTACCATGACTATGGTTGGTTATGGTGACTTATTCCCCATCCAACCAGTCGGATACGTTGTGGGGGCCGCGTGTGCTGTCAGTGGTGTCCTTATGATGGCACTGACAATTCCCGTAATATCAAACAACTTCACGCTCTTCTATACACATGTTAGATCACGTGGTACAAAGGAGGAGGAGCGTGATAGGTACATAAATAGTATGAGCACGTGCGTGAATAATCCGTTTAGAGAGGATACAGTAATAAGCCAGTCGGAAGAAGATGGATACGGTACAATATCGTTACTGGAAGAGAAGAGAAAACCGTCCAGCGGGTCCGTCATCGAAACGTATATGAATGGTCATGCTGCTACACTCAGGAATTTTCCAGGAAGGAAATCACCAAAATATAAGCACTTCCAAAAGCTGGCGGAGGCTTCCTCTATGAACGACGTGGTTATTCGTAATGCCGAGTACGACTGGCAAAGAACCAATAGTGATAAGGCGCGTTCGGACGACGGGGTGGCTTATAATGGAGAGACAATACTGTAG